One Lycium barbarum isolate Lr01 chromosome 5, ASM1917538v2, whole genome shotgun sequence genomic window carries:
- the LOC132639782 gene encoding inorganic pyrophosphatase 2-like: MAGIVVIFDFDKTIIDVDSDNWVVDELGGTDLFNQLLPSMPWNALMDRMMKEFHAGGKTIEDIEEVLKRAPIISRIVPCIKSAYALGCDLRIISDANIFFIETILKHLGIRDCFSEINTNPCYVDEEDRLEIFPYDDFHGCKNVLCPPNMCKGMIIERMQASIGNRRMIYLGDGNGDFCPSLKLREGDFVMPRKDFPAWNLINENRTLVKASVHKWTDGEELEYILLQLIDAIIMEESQLLSMKNLIGNDNCYNCKASYSLNVTPLNKPIDIYYEWIDECQRANKRPVVE, from the coding sequence ATGGCTGGAATTGTGGTGATTTTCGACTTCGACAAGACGATCATCGACGTGGACAGTGATAATTGGGTAGTAGATGAGTTAGGAGGCACTGATTTATTCAATCAACTTCTCCCCAGTATGCCATGGAACGCTCTCATGGATAGAATGATGAAGGAGTTTCATGCAGGTGGAAAAACAATTGAAGACATTGAAGAGGTCCTTAAACGGGCACCTATAATTTCCAGGATTGTCCCATGCATTAAATCAGCTTATGCATTAGGGTGTGATTTGAGAATAATAAGCGATGCAAATATATTCTTCATTGAAACAATCTTGAAACATCTGGGAATAAGAGATTGCTTCTCTGAAATCAACACGAATCCATGCTACGTCGATGAGGAAGATAGGCTTGAAATCTTCCCTTACGATGATTTTCATGGCTGCAAGAATGTTTTGTGCCCTCCCAATATGTGCAAGGGTATGATAATAGAAAGAATGCAAGCTTCCATAGGCAATAGAAGAATGATCTATCTTGGTGATGGAAATGGCGATTTCTGCCCTAGTTTGAAGCTCAGAGAAGGAGATTTcgtcatgccaagaaaagattTCCCCGCATGGAATTTGATAAACGAAAACAGGACGTTGGTAAAAGCATCGGTCCACAAGTGGACGGATGGGGAAGAGCTTGAGTACATTCTGCTACAATTGATTGACGCAATCATCATGGAAGAAAGTCAATTGTTATCAATGAAGAATTTGATTGGAAACGACAATTGCTACAATTGCAAAGCAAGTTATAGTCTCAACGTCACACCTTTGAACAAGCCTATTGACATATACTATGAGTGGATCGATGAATGTCAACGTGCCAATAAGAGACCCGTTGTCGAATAA
- the LOC132641512 gene encoding aldehyde oxidase GLOX-like codes for MALIKILSVPFLFVLLLLFPLSYSSSSSHKHGTSKKSHRQHSSLPNIIQKQSSLSTSFDFKFSGSAGPLLNQETSDHRSGKWILLQKSIGVSAMHMQLLHNNKVVIFDRTDFGSSNLSLPQGKCRYNDEALKVDCTAHSILYNVATNTYRPLMVHTDVWCSSGAVNSNGTLIQTGGYHDGERKIRLFSPCSEDEEICDWTELSQNLTVKRWYSTDHILPDGRIIIVGGRSAFSYEFFPQNTNNNGTFYLPFLKETTDPEENNLYPFLYVLPDGNLYIFANQRSIVLDYVKNIIIREFPRIPGEKRNYPSTGSSVLLPLKLVGGDKSPVVEVMVCGGASSGTFSQVGQGVFMPASRTCGRIKITDPEPVWVMEDMPMGRVMPDMLLLPTGDVIILNGASKGTAGWESAIDPVLNPVLYKPNEPDPSERFSVLKPTSIPRMYHSAATLLPDGRILVGGSNPHVRYNFTGVKYPTELSLEAFIPPYLSPQHSHLRPSILTVKGPISYGQEFSITFTLGFSQPTKDLMVTMIAPSFTTHSFAMNQRLLILDIVKVQQLSGFAQRITVCAPPSRNIAPPSYYMVFVVHKGVPGHSAWVKMK; via the exons ATGGCATTGATCAAGATTCTATCGGTTCCTTTCCTTTTTgttctccttcttcttttccctctctcatattcatcatcttcatctcaCAAACATGGTACTAGCAAAAAAAGCCACCGACAACATTCATCACTTCCTAATATTATTCAAAAACAGTCATCACTTTCCACTTCTTTTGACTTCAAATTCTCAGGTTCAGCAGGGCCATTATTGAACCAAGAAACCTCTGATCATAGAAGTGGTAAATGGATTCTTCTTCAAAAATCCATTGGTGTCTCTGCCATGCACATGCAACTTCTCCATAATAACAAGGTTGTCATCTTCGACCGCACGGATTTTGGTTCTTCTAACCTTTCCCTTCCTCAAGGCAAATGCAG GTACAATGACGAAGCCCTCAAAGTAGATTGTACCGCTCATTCTATCCTTTACAATGTTGCCACCAATACATACCGTCCTCTCATGGTACACACGGACGTTTGGTGTTCATCTGGTGCCGTTAACTCTAACGGCACCCTCATACAAACGGGTGGATACCATGATGGTGAACGTAAAATACGTTTATTTTCGCCGTgtagtgaagatgaagaaatttGTGATTGGACGGAACTTTCACAGAATCTTACCGTTAAAAGATGGTATTCTACGGATCATATACTTCCAGATGGACGTATTATAATTGTTGGTGGAAGAAGTGCTTTTAGTTATGAGTTTTTTCCACAAAATACAAACAATAATGGTACTTTTTATCTTCCATTCTTGAAGGAAACAACTGATCCAGAAGAAAACAATCTTTATCCATTTTTGTACGTTTTACCCGATGGAAATCTTTACATTTTCGCTAATCAACGCTCCATAGTGTTGGATTACGTGAAAAATATAATTATTAGGGAGTTTCCCAGAATTCCAGGTGAAAAAAGGAATTATCCGTCGACTGGATCATCGGTATTGTTACCGCTGAAATTAGTCGGCGGTGATAAGTCACCAGTGGTAGAGGTGATGGTATGTGGTGGTGCTAGCAGTGGCACGTTTTCACAAGTGGGGCAGGGTGTATTTATGCCTGCTTCGAGGACATGTGGGCGAATTAAGATAACGGATCCGGAGCCTGTATGGGTCATGGAGGATATGCCAATGGGTCGGGTCATGCCCGATATGTTGTTATTGCCTACAG GAGATGTAATTATATTGAATGGAGCATCAAAAGGGACAGCCGGGTGGGAAAGTGCAATTGACCCGGTATTGAACCCGGTTCTTTACAAGCCAAATGAACCCGACCCGAGTGAGAGATTCAGTGTGCTCAAGCCTACCAGCATTCCAAGAATGTACCACTCAGCAGCGACGTTATTGCCAGATGGCAGGATATTAGTGGGTGGAAGTAATCCACATGTAAGGTACAACTTCACAGGCGTAAAGTACCCCACAGAGTTAAGCTTAGAAGCATTTATACCACCATATTTGAGTCCACAACACTCTCATCTTCGCCCATCAATCTTGACCGTTAAAGGACCCATATCGTACGGTCAGGAATTCTCCATCACATTTACTCTCGGGTTTTCTCAGCCTACAAAGGACCTCATGGTAACCATGATTGCGCCCTCATTTACCACACACTCTTTCGCTATGAATCAACGGTTGTTAATATTGGACATTGTGAAAGTTCAACAACTGTCAGGGTTCGCGCAAAGGATTACAGTGTGTGCGCCTCCATCGCGTAATATTGCACCTCCGAGTTATTACATGGTGTTTGTGGTTCACAAAGGCGTTCCTGGACATTCAGCTTGGGTAAAAATGAAGTAA
- the LOC132639783 gene encoding uncharacterized protein LOC132639783 → MTGVTWEFHINEGMHAGNRSVVLVNEAFIRSRHEIDDLRGQLDAQGRETEKYQHLLREKEEELNRAVMLANLRPDLDAVKDENRRLKSDLAAMTDYNRSLEAEKIVLFRDKTQFSLRLDELETTVSQLRGELNSVKADATGLTERSRQLESEAALFNERSRVLEEKAEERARICEGLRTELEEAINANDTLKTELDAANLTRDDLERNRAHLETKLAKAEADLEEAWKSVEAAEAHTAIVAEYEKWKSRRLTLEQAEHGLEGLPALILEAKGMEKEANLTLGSESDDSERTESEHSSSSSRTG, encoded by the exons ATGACCGGGGTTACTTGGGAATTCCatattaacgagggcatgcacgcgggcaaccgg agtgtggtgctggtcAATGAGGCCTTCATTCGTTCCCGACATGAGATAGACGATCTTCGGGGCCAACTCGATGCTCAGGGCCGAGAGACAGAGAAATACCAAcaccttcttcgggagaaggaaGAAGAATTAAACCGGGCGGTCATGCTGGCCAACCTTCGCCCCGATCTTGATGCGGTTAAGGACGAAAACCGTCGATTGAAAAGTGATCTGGCCGCCATGACTGATTACAATCGGAGCCTCGAGGCCGAGAAGATCGTCCTTTTCCGGGATAAAACCCAATTTTCTTTGCGGTTAGATGAACTCGAGACCACGGTTTCCCAACTTCGGGGAGAACTTAACTCGGTGAAGGCTGATGCTACGGGCTTGACCGAGAGGAGCCGGCAGCTTGAGTCCGAGGCTGCTTTGTTCAACGAGCGCAGCAGGGTACTcgaagagaaagccgaggagcgggCTCGGATATGCGAGGGCCTTAGAACTGAACTTGAGGAGGCGATTAACGCTAATGATACCCTTAAGACCGAGCTGGATGCGGCCAATCTTACGAGGGATGATCTTGAGAGGAACCGAGCTCATTTGGAAACCaaactggccaaggctgaggccgatttggaggAAGCTTGGAAAAGTgtggaggcggccgaggctcataccgCTATTGTCGCTGAATATGAGAAATGGAAGTCTCGGCGTCTTACTCTCGAGCAAGCTGAGCACGGCCTGGAGggtcttccggccctgatacttgaagcCAAAGGAATGGAGAAGGAGGCTAACCTTACcctcgggtccgagtcagacgactccgagcggaccgaGTCCGAGCATTCATCCTCTTCTAGTCGTACCGGGTAG